A genome region from Brachymonas denitrificans includes the following:
- a CDS encoding YegP family protein: MAAQFDLKKSSNGKFFFSLKAGNGQVILSSEMYEAKASASNGIESVKKNAPEDARYDRLTAKDGSPYFTLKATNGQVIGQSQMYASEATRDAGVESVKTNAPGATVNDLTSA, from the coding sequence ATGGCCGCCCAGTTCGACCTGAAAAAATCCAGCAACGGCAAGTTCTTCTTCTCGCTCAAGGCCGGCAATGGCCAGGTGATCCTGAGCAGCGAGATGTACGAAGCCAAGGCCAGTGCCAGCAACGGCATCGAATCCGTCAAGAAGAACGCTCCGGAAGACGCGCGCTATGACCGCCTGACCGCCAAGGACGGCTCGCCCTACTTCACCCTCAAGGCCACCAACGGCCAGGTGATCGGCCAGAGCCAGATGTACGCCAGCGAAGCCACGCGCGATGCCGGCGTCGAGTCGGTCAAGACCAACGCGCCCGGCGCGACGGTGAACGACCTGACCAGCGCCTGA
- the gltS gene encoding sodium/glutamate symporter encodes MEIALNGYYTMILATLVLLLGRFLIVKIKFLSDFNIPEPVAGGLVAGLIVVLLNAAFGLTFKFETQLQTAFMLMFFSSIGLSADFSRLRAGGKPLAVFLMVVAAFILLQNVVGVSMAAALGLEPLIGLVTGSITLTGGHGTAGAWGPVLESRYGISGATTLGIATATFGLVAGGLIGGPVARYLIRKIGHQKLPKPEQQTAVEAVAASQSLYSTRHTEGGDQPDEAMFDKPDEIRLITASSTIETLALFAGCMAFAGVMTTVAKGTAFELPTFVWALGGGVIIRNVLTNFFKFDMFDRAIDVFGNASLSLFLAMALLSLRLWELTGLALPVMVILVVQTLVMMLYASFVTFRVMGRDYDAAVLAAGHCGFGMGATPTAIANMQAITDRYGVSYKAFLIVPMVGAFFVDLVNAAILQVFTQLPFLR; translated from the coding sequence ATGGAAATCGCACTCAACGGCTACTACACCATGATCCTGGCCACGCTGGTTCTGCTGCTTGGCCGCTTCCTGATCGTCAAGATCAAATTCCTGTCGGACTTCAACATTCCCGAGCCGGTGGCGGGCGGCCTGGTGGCGGGGCTGATCGTGGTGCTGCTCAACGCGGCTTTCGGCCTGACCTTCAAGTTCGAGACGCAGCTGCAGACCGCCTTCATGCTGATGTTCTTCTCGTCGATCGGCCTGAGTGCGGATTTCAGCCGGCTCAGGGCGGGTGGCAAGCCGCTGGCCGTTTTCCTGATGGTGGTGGCGGCGTTCATCCTGTTGCAGAACGTGGTGGGCGTCAGCATGGCGGCTGCGCTGGGGCTGGAGCCGCTGATCGGCCTGGTGACCGGCTCCATCACGCTGACGGGCGGCCATGGCACGGCCGGTGCCTGGGGGCCGGTGCTGGAAAGCCGCTACGGCATCTCCGGAGCCACCACGCTGGGCATCGCAACGGCGACCTTCGGGCTGGTGGCCGGCGGCCTGATCGGCGGACCGGTGGCGCGCTACCTGATCCGCAAGATCGGCCACCAGAAGCTGCCCAAGCCCGAACAGCAGACCGCCGTGGAAGCCGTGGCAGCGTCGCAGTCGCTCTACAGCACCCGCCACACCGAAGGGGGCGACCAGCCCGATGAGGCCATGTTCGACAAGCCCGACGAAATCCGCCTGATCACGGCCTCGTCCACCATCGAGACGCTGGCCCTGTTTGCCGGCTGCATGGCGTTTGCCGGTGTCATGACCACGGTGGCCAAGGGCACGGCGTTCGAACTGCCGACCTTCGTCTGGGCGCTGGGCGGTGGCGTGATCATCCGCAACGTGCTGACCAACTTCTTCAAGTTCGACATGTTCGACCGCGCCATCGACGTGTTCGGCAACGCATCGCTGTCGTTGTTCCTGGCCATGGCGTTGCTGTCGCTGCGCCTGTGGGAGCTGACCGGGCTGGCGCTGCCGGTGATGGTGATCCTGGTGGTGCAAACGCTGGTGATGATGCTCTATGCCAGCTTCGTCACCTTCCGGGTGATGGGGCGCGACTACGATGCCGCCGTGCTGGCGGCGGGCCATTGCGGCTTCGGCATGGGGGCCACGCCCACCGCCATTGCGAACATGCAGGCCATTACCGACCGCTACGGGGTGTCGTACAAGGCCTTCCTGATCGTGCCGATGGTCGGGGCCTTCTTCGTAGATCTGGTGAACGCTGCCATCCTGCAGGTGTTCACGCAGCTGCCATTCCTGCGCTGA
- a CDS encoding Ku protein — translation MADSEAPDIGRGSSPPPPRVVWKGAISFGLVHIPVALYAATSSSGVDFDWLDRRTMEPVGYKRINKKTGKEIAASDIVKGVEVEDGRYVVLSAEEIKAAFPKSTQTIEIETFVKADEIPLVYLERPYYLAPINRGEKVYALLREALQQSGRVGVARVVISAKQHLAVLMPTGRALILNLLRWGGEIRSWEELKLPPADAKAAGLKDAEIKMARQLIDDMTAPWDADAFRDSFRDEIMRLVQAKAKAGELEQVDKVESDPASTSRGGAEIIDLTELLKRSLQGGGKEKTPSQSKDAADAGMPSGTGRASPRKTATSKNKEADDAPATHNTASRTRKRA, via the coding sequence ATGGCAGACTCTGAAGCTCCCGATATTGGCCGGGGCAGCAGCCCGCCTCCGCCACGGGTGGTGTGGAAGGGCGCGATCAGTTTCGGCCTGGTGCACATTCCGGTAGCGCTCTACGCAGCCACCAGCAGTTCCGGCGTGGACTTCGACTGGCTGGACCGCCGCACCATGGAGCCGGTCGGCTACAAGCGCATCAACAAGAAAACCGGCAAGGAAATCGCTGCGTCCGACATTGTCAAGGGAGTCGAAGTGGAGGATGGCCGCTACGTCGTTCTGAGCGCCGAAGAGATCAAGGCGGCTTTCCCAAAATCGACCCAGACCATCGAGATCGAGACCTTTGTCAAGGCCGATGAGATCCCGCTGGTCTATCTGGAACGTCCCTACTATCTGGCCCCGATCAATCGGGGGGAGAAGGTGTATGCGCTGCTGCGCGAAGCCTTGCAGCAGAGCGGCCGCGTGGGCGTCGCCCGGGTGGTGATTTCGGCGAAACAGCATCTGGCGGTGCTGATGCCGACCGGGCGGGCACTGATCCTGAATCTGTTGCGCTGGGGCGGGGAAATCCGTTCCTGGGAGGAACTCAAACTGCCGCCCGCCGATGCCAAGGCGGCGGGACTGAAGGATGCGGAAATCAAGATGGCGCGCCAGCTGATCGACGACATGACGGCGCCCTGGGATGCAGACGCCTTCCGGGATTCCTTCCGTGATGAAATCATGCGGCTGGTGCAAGCCAAGGCCAAGGCGGGCGAGCTGGAGCAGGTGGACAAGGTGGAATCCGACCCAGCGTCTACTTCGCGCGGCGGAGCCGAAATCATCGATCTGACCGAACTGCTCAAGCGCAGCCTGCAGGGCGGCGGCAAGGAAAAAACACCGAGCCAGAGCAAGGATGCCGCCGATGCCGGCATGCCCAGCGGCACCGGACGTGCCAGCCCCCGAAAGACAGCGACGAGCAAGAACAAGGAGGCTGACGATGCCCCAGCCACGCACAACACGGCAAGCCGCACGCGCAAACGCGCCTGA
- a CDS encoding anaerobic C4-dicarboxylate transporter, which produces MWMLELAVVLAAIVLGTRLGGVAIGYTGGLGVLVLTLGLGLAPGHIPMDVILIIMAVIAAIAAMQMAGGLDYMVHIAERILRRNPRQVVLLAPVVTYIMTFLAGTGHTAFSTLPVIAEVAKEQGIRPSRPLSIAVVASQIAITASPISAAVVFMSGALEPLGVGYLTLLAICIPSTFVACMLTALLTNYLGAELADDPIYQERLAKGQVTVRGATQLQILPGAKKSVLIFLSAIVAVVLYATLISDKVGLIAKPVLPRNEAIMVFMLSAATFICLLCRIDTSRITSTATFKSGMSACICILGVAWLGDTFISAHIEDIKAVSGDILKQSPWLLAVVFFFASMLLYSQAATAKALVPSALLLGVSPLTAIASFAAVSALFVLPTYPTLLAAVEMDDTGSTRIGRWVFNHPFMIPGVVAISLSVGLGFLIGSWVL; this is translated from the coding sequence ATGTGGATGCTGGAACTGGCGGTGGTGCTTGCAGCCATCGTGTTGGGAACGCGACTGGGGGGAGTCGCCATCGGCTATACGGGTGGCCTGGGAGTGCTGGTGCTGACGCTGGGCCTGGGCCTGGCCCCGGGCCACATCCCGATGGACGTAATCCTGATCATCATGGCCGTGATCGCCGCCATTGCCGCCATGCAGATGGCCGGCGGGCTGGACTACATGGTGCATATCGCCGAGCGCATCCTGCGCCGCAATCCGCGGCAGGTGGTGTTGCTGGCCCCGGTGGTGACCTACATCATGACTTTTCTGGCCGGCACCGGCCACACCGCGTTCTCCACCCTGCCGGTGATTGCCGAAGTGGCCAAGGAACAGGGCATCCGCCCCTCGCGGCCGCTGAGCATTGCGGTGGTGGCCTCGCAGATCGCCATCACCGCCTCGCCCATTTCGGCCGCCGTGGTGTTCATGAGCGGCGCGCTGGAGCCGCTGGGCGTCGGCTATCTCACGCTGCTGGCCATCTGCATTCCGTCCACCTTCGTGGCCTGCATGCTCACCGCCCTGCTCACCAATTACCTCGGCGCCGAGCTGGCCGATGACCCCATCTACCAGGAGCGCCTGGCCAAGGGCCAGGTCACCGTGCGTGGCGCCACGCAGCTGCAAATCCTGCCCGGCGCCAAGAAGTCGGTGCTGATCTTCCTGAGCGCGATCGTCGCCGTGGTGCTGTATGCCACGCTGATCAGCGACAAGGTCGGCCTGATTGCCAAGCCGGTGCTGCCGCGCAACGAGGCCATCATGGTGTTCATGCTCTCGGCGGCCACCTTCATCTGTCTGCTATGCCGCATCGACACCAGCCGCATCACCTCCACCGCCACCTTCAAGTCCGGCATGAGCGCTTGCATCTGCATCCTGGGCGTGGCCTGGCTGGGCGACACCTTCATCAGCGCGCATATCGAGGACATCAAGGCCGTTTCCGGCGACATCCTGAAGCAGTCGCCCTGGCTGCTGGCAGTCGTGTTCTTCTTTGCCAGCATGCTGCTGTACTCGCAGGCCGCCACGGCCAAGGCGCTGGTGCCGTCGGCGCTGCTCCTGGGCGTCTCGCCGCTCACGGCCATCGCCTCCTTCGCCGCCGTCAGCGCCCTGTTCGTGCTGCCCACCTACCCCACGCTGCTGGCCGCCGTCGAAATGGACGACACCGGCTCCACCCGCATCGGGCGCTGGGTGTTCAACCACCCGTTCATGATTCCCGGCGTGGTCGCAATCTCGCTGAGCGTGGGACTGGGATTCCTGATTGGATCGTGGGTGCTGTAA
- a CDS encoding catalase, with protein sequence MSTSSKNGIPGHPAPNANGAPPEVRGKGDELQQQAGGTHPVLSTQQGIPVPDNQNSLRATPKGPTLLEDFILREKITHFDHERIPERIVHARGSAAHGFFELTESLEQYTTARVLTETGKRTPVFTRFSTVAGGAGSVDTPRDVRGFAVKLYTDEGNWDIVGNNIPVFFIQDAMKFPDFIHAVKMEPDRGFPQAASAHDTFWDFVTLVPETMHTMIWAMSDRAIPRSLRMMEGFGIHSFRLINAQGESTFVKFHWRPKLGLQSTVWDEAAKLQGADNDFHRRDLFEAIEAGQYPEWEFGVQLFTEEDAAGFPFDHLDPTKLIPEELVPLRIVGRMVLDRWPDNLFAETEQVAFCPANVPPGIDFSNDPLLQGRLFSYLDTQLSRLGGSNFAQIPINAPKCPFHNNQRDGHLQMQVHKGRVAYEPSSLQADAPRASLQQGFRSYAQLDDGVKGRVRAESFADHYSQPRQFWNSQLPVEQAHIASALVFELSKVETAHVREAMVGHLRHIDEGLAQRVADGLGMTELPAAPPAKVPPQDLPPSPPLQLIGKAKDTLQGRTIGILVSDGSNQETVAKVRAAAEKEGAMVKIVAPKLSVKLKDGSQLVADGQLAGTPSMVFDAVASVLKPEEGERLAKDGAAVEWFANAYGHLKAIAACKGTRVILHKANVEDDAGVVEIEDVEGFIAAAKTRQWEREPKVRTLA encoded by the coding sequence ATGAGCACTTCCAGCAAGAACGGCATCCCCGGCCATCCCGCCCCGAACGCAAACGGCGCACCGCCGGAAGTGCGCGGCAAGGGCGACGAGCTGCAGCAGCAGGCCGGTGGCACGCACCCGGTATTGAGCACGCAGCAGGGCATTCCGGTACCCGACAACCAGAATTCACTGCGTGCCACGCCCAAGGGCCCGACGCTGCTGGAAGACTTCATCCTGCGCGAGAAAATCACGCATTTCGACCATGAGCGCATTCCCGAGCGCATCGTGCATGCGCGCGGCAGCGCGGCGCACGGCTTTTTCGAGCTGACCGAATCGCTGGAGCAGTACACCACTGCCAGGGTGCTGACGGAAACCGGCAAGCGTACGCCGGTGTTCACGCGCTTCTCGACCGTGGCGGGCGGTGCCGGCTCGGTCGACACGCCGCGCGACGTGCGTGGCTTTGCCGTCAAGCTGTACACCGACGAGGGCAACTGGGACATCGTGGGCAACAACATCCCGGTGTTCTTCATTCAGGATGCGATGAAGTTTCCCGATTTCATCCACGCGGTGAAGATGGAGCCGGACCGCGGCTTTCCGCAGGCGGCCAGCGCGCACGACACCTTCTGGGATTTTGTGACGCTGGTGCCCGAAACCATGCACACCATGATCTGGGCCATGAGCGACCGCGCCATTCCGCGCAGTCTGCGCATGATGGAGGGCTTCGGCATCCACAGTTTCCGCCTGATCAACGCGCAGGGCGAATCGACCTTCGTGAAATTCCACTGGCGCCCCAAGCTGGGCCTGCAATCCACCGTGTGGGACGAAGCCGCCAAACTGCAGGGCGCCGACAATGATTTCCACCGCCGTGACCTGTTCGAGGCGATTGAGGCCGGCCAATATCCCGAATGGGAGTTTGGCGTGCAGCTGTTCACCGAGGAAGATGCGGCTGGTTTCCCGTTCGATCACCTGGATCCGACCAAGCTGATTCCCGAAGAGCTGGTGCCGCTGCGCATCGTCGGCCGCATGGTGCTGGACCGCTGGCCGGACAATCTGTTTGCCGAAACCGAGCAGGTGGCGTTCTGCCCCGCCAACGTGCCGCCGGGCATCGACTTCTCCAACGATCCGCTGCTGCAGGGGCGCCTGTTCAGCTATCTGGATACGCAGCTGTCGCGCCTGGGAGGCAGCAATTTCGCGCAGATTCCGATCAATGCGCCCAAGTGCCCGTTTCACAACAACCAGCGTGACGGCCATTTGCAGATGCAGGTGCACAAGGGCCGCGTGGCCTACGAACCGAGCAGTTTGCAGGCCGATGCGCCGCGCGCCAGCCTGCAGCAGGGCTTCCGCAGCTATGCCCAGTTGGACGATGGCGTAAAGGGCCGCGTGCGCGCCGAGAGCTTTGCCGATCACTATTCGCAGCCGCGCCAGTTCTGGAACAGCCAGCTGCCGGTGGAGCAGGCGCACATTGCGTCGGCGCTGGTGTTCGAGCTGTCCAAGGTGGAAACCGCGCATGTGCGCGAGGCCATGGTGGGCCATCTGCGGCACATCGATGAAGGCTTGGCGCAGCGCGTGGCCGACGGACTTGGCATGACGGAACTTCCGGCCGCACCGCCCGCGAAGGTGCCGCCGCAGGATCTGCCGCCGTCTCCGCCGCTGCAGCTGATCGGCAAGGCGAAGGACACGCTGCAGGGCCGCACCATCGGCATCCTGGTCAGCGATGGCTCCAACCAGGAGACGGTGGCCAAGGTGCGTGCCGCCGCCGAAAAGGAAGGCGCGATGGTCAAAATCGTGGCGCCCAAGCTCTCCGTCAAGCTCAAGGATGGCAGCCAGCTGGTAGCCGATGGCCAGCTGGCCGGTACGCCGTCCATGGTGTTCGATGCCGTGGCCAGCGTGCTCAAGCCGGAAGAGGGCGAGCGTCTGGCGAAGGATGGCGCGGCCGTGGAGTGGTTCGCCAACGCCTACGGCCACCTCAAGGCGATCGCGGCCTGCAAGGGCACGCGCGTGATTCTGCACAAGGCCAACGTTGAGGACGATGCGGGCGTGGTGGAGATCGAGGACGTGGAGGGCTTCATCGCCGCTGCTAAGACGCGCCAGTGGGAGCGCGAACCCAAGGTGCGCACCCTGGCATAA
- a CDS encoding enoyl-CoA hydratase translates to MTYECITTRVEAEKVGVITLNRPKALNALNDTLMNELGQALQAFDADDAIGCMVITGSEKAFAAGADITLMAKYGFADAYGGDFITRNWETIRTIRKPVIAAVSGFALGGGCELAMMCDFIIAADNAKFGQPEIKLGVIPGAGGTQRLPRAVGKSKAMDMCLTARMMNAEEAERASLVSRVVPLDKLMEETLAAAITIASMPRLTAIACKESVNRAFEGSLNDGVWFERRLFHSLFATNDQKEGMAAFVEKRPANFTNS, encoded by the coding sequence ATGACCTATGAATGCATTACCACGCGCGTCGAAGCCGAGAAGGTTGGCGTTATCACGCTGAACCGTCCCAAGGCACTCAACGCCCTGAACGACACGCTGATGAACGAGCTGGGCCAGGCCCTGCAGGCCTTCGATGCGGACGACGCCATCGGCTGCATGGTCATCACCGGCAGCGAGAAGGCCTTTGCCGCCGGCGCCGACATCACGCTGATGGCCAAGTACGGCTTTGCCGATGCCTACGGCGGTGACTTCATCACCCGCAACTGGGAAACCATCCGCACCATCCGCAAGCCGGTGATCGCTGCCGTGAGCGGCTTTGCCCTGGGTGGCGGCTGCGAGCTGGCCATGATGTGCGACTTCATCATCGCTGCCGACAACGCCAAGTTCGGCCAGCCCGAAATCAAGCTGGGCGTGATTCCCGGTGCCGGCGGCACGCAGCGCCTGCCGCGCGCCGTGGGCAAGAGCAAGGCCATGGACATGTGCCTGACCGCCCGCATGATGAACGCCGAGGAAGCCGAGCGCGCCAGCCTGGTGAGCCGCGTGGTGCCGCTGGACAAGCTGATGGAAGAGACCCTGGCTGCCGCCATCACCATCGCCAGCATGCCGCGCCTGACGGCCATCGCCTGCAAGGAATCCGTGAACCGCGCCTTCGAAGGCTCGCTGAACGATGGCGTGTGGTTCGAGCGTCGCCTGTTCCACAGCCTGTTCGCCACCAACGACCAGAAGGAAGGCATGGCCGCCTTCGTCGAGAAGCGCCCGGCCAACTTCACCAACAGCTGA
- the rodA gene encoding rod shape-determining protein RodA yields the protein MSAVLDRPPLWRSALALFRGFDPLLTLAILLLMGIGLTAMYSSGFDHGTRFVDHGRNMLLALGIIFVVAQIPLQRLAQLAVPLYTLGVIMLVAVLLFGITKKGATRWINVGVVIQPSELLKIAMPLMLAWWFQRREGSLYAIDFIIAGLLLMLPVGLIMKQPDLGTSLLVLLAGGAVIFFAGLSWKLVLPPVLLGAIGIGLLIAFEPSLCKPGVDWHVLHEYQRQRVCTLLDPTRDPLGKGFHILQGMIAIGSGGVWGKGFMQGTQTHLEFIPERTTDFIFAAYSEEFGMVGNLALLAAYLFLIFRIFHIAARAPTQFGRLLAGAIGVIFFSYAFVNMGMVSGILPVVGVPLPFISYGGTAMITLGLALGMLFAIARDKRSFHT from the coding sequence ATGTCTGCTGTTCTCGACCGGCCGCCGCTGTGGCGGTCCGCATTAGCGCTGTTCCGGGGTTTCGATCCCCTGCTGACCCTGGCCATCCTGCTACTGATGGGCATCGGCCTGACGGCCATGTATTCATCCGGCTTCGACCATGGCACGCGCTTTGTCGACCATGGCCGCAACATGCTGCTGGCTTTGGGCATCATCTTCGTCGTGGCACAGATTCCGCTGCAGCGCCTAGCACAGCTGGCGGTGCCGCTCTATACGCTGGGCGTGATCATGCTGGTGGCCGTGCTGCTGTTCGGCATCACCAAGAAGGGCGCCACGCGCTGGATCAACGTGGGCGTGGTGATCCAGCCGAGCGAACTGCTCAAGATCGCCATGCCGCTGATGCTGGCCTGGTGGTTCCAGCGGCGCGAAGGCTCGCTCTACGCCATCGACTTCATCATCGCCGGCCTGCTGCTGATGCTGCCCGTAGGCCTGATCATGAAGCAGCCCGACCTCGGCACCTCGCTGCTGGTGCTTCTTGCCGGCGGCGCCGTCATCTTCTTTGCCGGCCTGAGCTGGAAGCTGGTATTGCCGCCAGTGCTGCTGGGCGCCATCGGCATCGGCCTGCTGATCGCCTTCGAGCCCAGCCTGTGCAAGCCCGGCGTGGACTGGCATGTGCTGCATGAATACCAGCGCCAGCGCGTCTGCACCCTGCTCGATCCCACGCGCGATCCGCTCGGCAAGGGCTTCCACATCCTGCAGGGCATGATTGCCATCGGCTCCGGCGGCGTGTGGGGCAAGGGCTTCATGCAGGGGACGCAGACCCACCTCGAGTTCATTCCCGAGCGCACCACCGATTTCATCTTCGCTGCCTATTCGGAAGAATTCGGCATGGTGGGCAACCTGGCGCTGCTGGCTGCCTATCTGTTCCTGATCTTTCGCATCTTCCATATTGCCGCCAGGGCGCCTACCCAGTTCGGGCGTCTGCTGGCTGGCGCCATCGGCGTCATCTTCTTCTCCTACGCCTTTGTGAATATGGGCATGGTGAGCGGCATTCTGCCGGTGGTGGGCGTACCGCTTCCCTTCATCAGCTACGGCGGCACCGCCATGATCACGCTGGGGCTGGCGCTGGGCATGCTGTTTGCCATTGCGCGCGACAAGCGCAGCTTTCATACCTGA
- the ligD gene encoding DNA ligase D translates to MPQPRTTRQAARANAPDFDKPAKPQSPGRRKPAPETPGRQRPQREMPRREAPDPEIPDRKEPEPEIADPDTPLARYQAKRNFARTPEPRGSVADTKAGTLQYVIQKHWASHLHYDLRLEIDGTMHSWAVPKGPSLDPHDKRLAMQVENHPMSYNTFEGQIPPGQYGAGRVIIWDRGSWEPEGDVHAMLRQGQLKFRIHGAKLHGRWALVRMKKDANAAKPAWLLIKEKDEHARAAAEYSIVDAEPDSVVQTALDLADSSSDDRGSSTSSNTSSRKGTPADPLPDALSPQLATLVSAPPDALADWLWELKFDGYRLLTRIDQGKARLFTRNGLDWTHRMPELAAALARLPVRQAWLDGEVVAVDDEGMPDFAALQNAFDGAGTKALVYYLFDLLHLDGTDWRTQALRLRREQLDQILLDADDKRLRLSQAFEAAPADLIASACRMGMEGIIGKRREAHYTSGRNQDWIKLKCGQGEELVIAGYTEGQGARADLGALVLAAHDAKGALRHAGNVGSGFDTRTLAMLQQRLQALEIAESPLTDSPRLPGRIHWVRPELVAQVTHAGWTPQRKLRHGVFRGLREDKPAAEVHFERAIAPPKEEPGQTEHPQASAATRSKAQRTASTGTTRAKPAPASFSGITITHPDRVIDASTGLQKIDLARYYQTVAPLLLPHLDLRPVALVRAPDGIAGELFFQKHLERITLPGVVLLDPALDPGHASLLEIENEAGLMGAVQMNVIELHTWNARHDRIERPDRFTLDLDPGEGVPWERVQEAARLVHTLLTELGLQPFLKTSGGKGLHVVTPIKRLHDWDTVKGFSKLLAEHLARLMPDRFSALSGPKNRVGKIYPDYLRNGRGATTVSAWSARARAGLGVSVPVSWNELDKLTGGAHWTVATVEDRLRLGNGPWADYKQSARSIGEPLRQLQAIAKG, encoded by the coding sequence ATGCCCCAGCCACGCACAACACGGCAAGCCGCACGCGCAAACGCGCCTGACTTTGACAAGCCTGCCAAGCCGCAGAGTCCTGGCCGGCGCAAGCCCGCTCCGGAAACGCCAGGACGCCAGCGTCCCCAGCGGGAGATGCCGCGACGCGAAGCGCCGGATCCGGAAATTCCCGACCGGAAGGAACCGGAGCCGGAAATAGCCGACCCCGATACGCCCTTGGCGCGCTACCAGGCCAAACGCAATTTTGCGCGCACGCCAGAGCCCCGCGGCAGCGTTGCCGACACCAAGGCTGGCACGCTGCAATATGTGATCCAGAAACACTGGGCCAGCCATCTGCATTACGATCTGCGCCTCGAAATCGACGGCACCATGCACAGCTGGGCCGTGCCCAAAGGCCCCAGCCTCGATCCGCATGACAAGCGCCTGGCCATGCAGGTCGAGAACCATCCCATGTCCTACAACACCTTCGAAGGACAAATCCCTCCCGGCCAGTATGGGGCGGGCCGCGTCATCATCTGGGACCGTGGCAGTTGGGAGCCGGAAGGTGACGTACACGCCATGCTGCGGCAGGGGCAACTCAAGTTTCGCATCCACGGTGCCAAATTGCACGGGCGCTGGGCCCTGGTGCGCATGAAGAAAGACGCCAATGCCGCCAAGCCGGCCTGGCTGCTGATCAAGGAAAAGGATGAGCACGCGCGCGCTGCTGCCGAATACAGCATCGTCGATGCGGAGCCTGATTCGGTGGTGCAGACCGCACTCGATCTTGCTGACTCCTCCAGCGATGACAGGGGCAGCAGCACCAGCAGTAATACAAGTAGCCGCAAGGGGACACCGGCCGACCCGCTCCCCGACGCTCTGTCGCCGCAGCTGGCCACCCTGGTCAGCGCGCCCCCGGACGCCCTTGCCGACTGGCTCTGGGAACTCAAGTTCGACGGCTACCGCCTGCTCACCCGCATCGACCAGGGCAAGGCACGGCTCTTCACGCGCAACGGGCTGGACTGGACGCACCGCATGCCCGAACTCGCTGCAGCGCTGGCACGCTTGCCGGTCCGGCAAGCCTGGCTCGACGGCGAAGTGGTTGCCGTGGATGACGAGGGCATGCCCGACTTCGCCGCCCTGCAAAATGCGTTTGACGGGGCAGGCACCAAGGCGCTGGTGTATTACCTGTTCGATCTGCTCCATCTGGATGGCACCGACTGGCGCACCCAGGCGCTGCGCCTGCGGCGCGAGCAACTCGACCAGATACTGCTGGACGCCGACGACAAGCGCCTGCGCCTGTCACAGGCCTTCGAAGCCGCTCCTGCCGACCTGATCGCCAGCGCCTGCCGCATGGGCATGGAGGGCATCATCGGCAAGCGTCGCGAAGCGCACTACACCAGCGGTCGCAACCAGGACTGGATCAAGCTCAAGTGTGGCCAGGGCGAAGAGCTGGTAATTGCCGGCTACACGGAAGGGCAGGGCGCACGCGCCGATTTAGGCGCCCTGGTGCTGGCTGCGCACGATGCCAAGGGGGCCCTGCGGCATGCCGGCAACGTCGGCAGCGGTTTCGATACGCGCACGCTCGCCATGCTGCAGCAGCGCCTGCAAGCGCTGGAAATCGCGGAAAGCCCCCTGACCGACAGCCCGCGCCTGCCAGGCAGGATTCACTGGGTCCGTCCGGAACTCGTCGCGCAGGTGACCCACGCCGGCTGGACGCCGCAACGCAAGTTGCGCCACGGCGTCTTTCGTGGCCTGCGCGAAGACAAGCCCGCCGCCGAAGTGCATTTCGAACGGGCGATCGCACCACCGAAGGAAGAGCCGGGACAGACGGAACACCCGCAGGCATCGGCAGCCACACGATCGAAGGCGCAGCGCACCGCGTCCACCGGCACAACTCGCGCAAAACCCGCTCCAGCCAGCTTCTCCGGCATCACCATCACGCACCCCGATCGCGTCATCGACGCAAGCACCGGCCTGCAGAAAATCGATCTCGCCCGCTACTACCAGACCGTCGCCCCTTTGCTCCTGCCGCACCTGGACCTGCGCCCGGTGGCGCTGGTGCGCGCGCCTGACGGCATTGCCGGCGAACTGTTCTTCCAGAAACATCTCGAACGCATCACCTTGCCCGGCGTCGTCCTGCTGGATCCCGCGCTCGATCCCGGCCATGCCAGCTTGCTCGAAATCGAGAACGAAGCCGGCTTGATGGGCGCCGTGCAGATGAACGTGATCGAACTGCACACCTGGAACGCCCGTCACGACCGCATCGAACGCCCCGACCGTTTCACGCTCGACCTCGATCCCGGCGAAGGCGTGCCCTGGGAGCGCGTGCAGGAAGCGGCCCGGCTCGTGCATACGCTGCTGACCGAACTGGGCCTACAGCCCTTCCTCAAGACCAGTGGCGGCAAGGGCCTGCACGTCGTGACTCCCATCAAGCGTCTGCACGACTGGGACACCGTCAAGGGTTTCAGCAAGCTGCTCGCCGAACATCTCGCCCGCCTGATGCCCGATCGTTTCAGCGCCCTCAGTGGCCCGAAAAACCGCGTCGGCAAGATCTACCCCGACTACCTGCGCAACGGCCGCGGCGCCACCACCGTAAGCGCCTGGTCGGCCCGCGCCCGGGCGGGGCTGGGCGTTTCCGTTCCCGTCAGCTGGAATGAGCTGGACAAGCTCACGGGCGGCGCTCACTGGACGGTGGCGACTGTGGAAGACCGCCTGCGTCTGGGCAACGGCCCCTGGGCGGATTACAAGCAGTCGGCTCGCTCCATCGGCGAGCCGCTGCGGCAATTGCAGGCCATCGCCAAGGGATAA